A stretch of Cyanobacteriota bacterium DNA encodes these proteins:
- a CDS encoding acetylornithine transaminase (catalyzes the formation of N-acetyl-l-glutamate 5-semialdehyde from 2-oxoglutarate and N(2)-acetyl-L-ornithine) produces VRLAKGYDPRDALRVMREEGVLASVAGEDVIRLAPPLVVNEEEITLAVKALKNALMKLQRA; encoded by the coding sequence CGTGCGGCTGGCCAAAGGATACGATCCGAGGGACGCCCTAAGGGTGATGCGGGAAGAAGGGGTGCTTGCGAGCGTGGCGGGAGAGGATGTGATCCGCCTTGCTCCTCCTCTTGTTGTCAATGAGGAGGAAATTACCCTTGCTGTAAAAGCTCTTAAAAATGCCCTCATGAAGCTCCAAAGGGCATAG